Proteins from a genomic interval of Chroococcidiopsis thermalis PCC 7203:
- a CDS encoding O-antigen ligase family protein, producing MSIKDQRLHNAWNSIQLGLLLFPLLPLVGAIALLWAQFVIWRRQYRTIFRRRLNWVLIILSGWLVVMSLFAYYRRDAWLGLFNFVPFFSLFVTFSVLLQTPAQLRRLAQILVFTSVPITIAGFGQLYWGWATPKAWHDILVTLGCAIVPQGNPPGRMTSIFMYTNVLGAYLAIAFILSVGLWIESFLEKSKVKSQKSKLFYPSPLTPRSSPLTTQILLGAIVLGNLAALILTNSRNAWAIAAIAAIAFAVYQGWHWLLVGVSAIASAIFGAAFSPPPLQQWLRLIVPTYFWQRLTDQLYVRPEATLRTTQWRFAWNLTLQRPWTGWGLRNFQPLYMAQTQTWMGHPHNLFLMLTAEIGLPATIVFCAWIGWILFQSIQFLAKRSPNSCTGGFDRKMIFPLTDIPNKPAPTDSRFPHHSDRLIVFTYLVAVCACLLFNTTDVTIFDARLNTLFWILLAAIAGVTQCHQERILP from the coding sequence ATGAGTATCAAAGACCAACGCCTACACAATGCTTGGAACAGCATCCAATTAGGGCTGCTACTGTTTCCGTTACTACCTTTGGTAGGAGCGATCGCTTTGCTCTGGGCGCAATTTGTTATTTGGCGACGACAGTACCGCACGATTTTCCGCAGGCGGCTCAACTGGGTACTAATAATCTTGAGTGGATGGTTGGTGGTAATGAGTCTATTCGCTTATTATCGCCGGGACGCTTGGTTAGGATTATTTAATTTCGTGCCATTTTTTAGCTTATTTGTAACTTTTAGCGTCTTGTTACAAACACCAGCTCAACTCAGACGATTAGCACAAATCTTAGTATTCACATCCGTACCAATAACGATCGCGGGCTTTGGTCAACTATATTGGGGCTGGGCAACTCCGAAAGCGTGGCACGATATTTTAGTGACACTGGGTTGCGCGATCGTCCCTCAAGGTAATCCGCCTGGTCGAATGACTTCTATTTTTATGTATACCAACGTCCTTGGTGCATATCTCGCGATCGCCTTTATTCTCTCGGTGGGATTGTGGATTGAAAGCTTTTTGGAAAAGTCAAAAGTTAAAAGTCAAAAGTCAAAACTATTTTATCCCTCACCCCTCACTCCTCGCTCCTCACCCCTTACCACTCAAATCTTACTGGGTGCAATTGTACTGGGTAATTTGGCAGCTTTGATTTTGACGAATTCTCGCAATGCTTGGGCGATCGCCGCGATCGCGGCGATCGCTTTTGCGGTGTATCAGGGTTGGCATTGGTTGCTGGTGGGAGTGAGTGCGATCGCATCGGCTATTTTTGGCGCAGCTTTTTCACCTCCACCCCTGCAACAATGGCTGCGGCTTATCGTTCCCACTTACTTTTGGCAGAGGTTAACAGACCAACTCTACGTTCGTCCAGAAGCAACGTTGAGAACGACACAGTGGCGGTTTGCCTGGAATTTGACTCTACAACGCCCTTGGACGGGTTGGGGGTTGCGGAATTTTCAGCCTCTCTACATGGCACAAACCCAAACTTGGATGGGTCATCCACACAATCTGTTTCTGATGCTGACAGCGGAAATCGGTCTTCCAGCAACCATCGTTTTTTGTGCTTGGATCGGCTGGATTCTGTTTCAATCGATTCAATTCTTAGCTAAGAGATCTCCCAACTCCTGTACGGGTGGGTTCGATCGAAAAATGATTTTTCCTTTGACAGATATCCCGAATAAACCCGCCCCTACCGACTCCCGATTCCCGCATCACAGCGATCGCCTCATTGTTTTCACTTATCTAGTGGCTGTTTGTGCTTGTCTGCTTTTTAACACCACAGATGTCACTATATTTGATGCTCGTCTCAACACTCTATTCTGGATTTTGTTGGCAGCGATCGCTGGAGTAACACAGTGCCATCAAGAGCGGATTCTACCTTAA
- the urtD gene encoding urea ABC transporter ATP-binding protein UrtD → MGEKILEIEDVTVSFDGFKALKNLNFSLDKGELRVIIGPNGAGKTTFLDVITGKTKPTQGRVLFKGKNLRSLKEHQIARMGIGRKFQTPRIYLNLTPRENLEITCNQQKKLWSTLFGKPKSAERQTVSGLLETIGLTANADLPASKLSHGEKQRLEIGMLVAQSPDLLLVDEPVAGLTDEETENVGNLLLALAQSHSIMVIEHDMEFVRQIARKVTVLHQGSVLCEGNIDEVQNDPRVIEVYLGQEVEHKQGAGSRE, encoded by the coding sequence GTGGGCGAAAAAATTTTAGAAATAGAAGATGTTACGGTCAGTTTTGATGGATTTAAGGCACTGAAAAACCTTAATTTTAGTTTAGACAAAGGTGAATTAAGAGTTATTATTGGTCCTAATGGAGCAGGAAAGACAACATTTTTGGACGTGATTACAGGGAAGACAAAACCAACTCAAGGACGGGTATTGTTCAAAGGAAAAAACTTGCGATCGCTCAAAGAACATCAAATTGCCCGCATGGGGATCGGTCGCAAGTTTCAAACGCCTAGAATATATCTCAACTTAACTCCACGAGAAAATTTAGAAATCACTTGCAATCAACAAAAAAAGCTGTGGTCAACTTTATTTGGTAAACCTAAGAGTGCGGAACGCCAAACCGTATCTGGGTTATTAGAAACAATTGGACTCACTGCAAATGCAGATCTACCTGCGTCAAAACTATCTCACGGAGAAAAACAGCGTCTGGAAATTGGAATGCTTGTAGCGCAATCGCCAGATTTATTATTAGTTGACGAACCTGTTGCAGGGTTAACCGATGAAGAAACCGAAAATGTCGGGAATTTACTCTTAGCTTTGGCTCAAAGTCATTCCATTATGGTGATCGAGCATGATATGGAATTCGTGCGTCAGATTGCGCGTAAGGTAACAGTGTTGCATCAAGGTTCGGTACTGTGTGAAGGTAACATTGACGAAGTACAAAACGATCCTCGCGTGATTGAAGTGTATTTGGGACAGGAAGTAGAACACAAGCAGGGAGCAGGGAGCAGGGAGTAG
- the urtE gene encoding urea ABC transporter ATP-binding subunit UrtE, translated as MNPATDAIASSFNSSTAQKPVLQVAGLNVYYGESHILRNVDLSVTEGQMVCLIGRNGVGKTTLLKTIMGLIKPRSGAVTFAGQPITLKSPDKRAKLGIGYVPQGREIIPRLTVEENLLLGFEALPQGRKNHQKVPDRIFSLFPVLKTMRSRMGGDLSGGQQQQLAIARALMGNPRLLVLDEPTEGIQPSIILEIEAAIRDIIATTGISVLLVEQHLHFVRQADRYYAMQKGGIVASGTTSELSQDVIQRFLAV; from the coding sequence ATGAATCCTGCTACAGACGCGATCGCCTCATCATTCAATTCTTCTACTGCCCAAAAACCAGTGTTACAAGTTGCTGGATTGAATGTCTATTATGGTGAAAGCCATATTTTACGCAACGTAGATCTTAGCGTTACAGAAGGACAAATGGTTTGTCTGATCGGGCGCAACGGTGTGGGAAAAACGACGCTGCTAAAAACAATTATGGGGTTAATTAAACCTCGTAGCGGTGCAGTAACTTTTGCCGGACAGCCGATAACTTTGAAGTCTCCAGATAAACGAGCAAAATTAGGAATTGGTTACGTTCCTCAAGGGCGAGAAATTATTCCTCGCTTAACAGTAGAAGAAAATTTACTACTCGGTTTTGAAGCGCTACCCCAAGGTAGAAAAAACCATCAAAAGGTTCCCGATCGCATTTTTTCCTTGTTTCCCGTCTTGAAAACAATGCGATCGCGGATGGGTGGTGACTTAAGCGGCGGACAACAGCAACAACTGGCGATCGCCCGTGCCTTAATGGGAAATCCCCGCTTACTCGTATTAGACGAGCCGACAGAAGGAATTCAGCCTTCCATTATTTTAGAAATTGAGGCAGCAATTCGCGATATTATCGCTACAACTGGAATTTCCGTGCTGTTGGTAGAACAACACCTGCATTTCGTCCGCCAAGCCGACCGTTACTATGCGATGCAAAAAGGCGGAATTGTCGCATCTGGTACTACCAGCGAACTCAGTCAGGATGTCATTCAGCGATTTTTGGCAGTCTAG
- the urtA gene encoding urea ABC transporter substrate-binding protein — MTTQFNRRKFLLYGSATLGTSILLKACANSPTTESSPNGTASPSAANVSTAAASGDGIKVGILHSLSGTMAISEKSVVDAEMLAIEEINAAGGVLGKKILPITEDGASNWDTFREKANKLIDEDNVVAVFGCWTSASRKNVLEVFESKDHMLWYPVQYEGQECSKNIFYTGAAPNQQIEPSVDWLLQNKGKEFFLVGSDYVFPRTANTVIKAQLAAKGGKVVGEDYLPLGNTEVTPIITKIRQALPNGGIIYNTLNGDSNVAFFKQLQGAGMNPDKYPSMSVSIAEEEVRAIGPDYLKGHYAAWNYFQTVESAANKKFVEAFKKKYGEDRVTNDPMEAAYIAVYLWKQAVEKAGTADDLAKVRTAAYGQTLDAPEGKITLNKNHHISKVVRIGEVRDDGLFEIVYSTDKAVAPLPWNQFVKETKGYSCDWSDPNKGGKYKSA, encoded by the coding sequence ATGACAACACAATTTAATCGGCGGAAGTTTTTACTGTATGGTTCCGCTACTTTGGGAACCAGTATTCTATTAAAAGCTTGTGCAAATTCGCCTACGACTGAATCGAGTCCTAATGGAACTGCATCGCCATCAGCTGCTAATGTCAGCACGGCTGCTGCTAGTGGAGATGGAATCAAGGTGGGTATTTTACACTCCCTTAGCGGTACGATGGCGATTAGCGAAAAGAGTGTCGTAGACGCAGAAATGCTGGCAATTGAAGAGATCAATGCTGCTGGTGGCGTGTTAGGAAAGAAAATTCTCCCAATTACCGAAGATGGTGCTTCCAACTGGGATACTTTTAGAGAAAAAGCTAACAAGTTAATCGACGAAGATAATGTCGTTGCAGTATTTGGCTGTTGGACTTCTGCTAGCCGCAAGAACGTCCTAGAAGTATTTGAATCTAAAGACCATATGCTCTGGTATCCAGTGCAGTACGAAGGACAAGAGTGTTCTAAAAATATTTTCTACACTGGTGCAGCCCCTAACCAACAAATCGAACCATCAGTAGATTGGTTGCTGCAAAATAAAGGGAAAGAGTTCTTTTTAGTTGGTTCCGATTACGTTTTTCCCCGGACTGCTAACACCGTCATCAAAGCGCAATTAGCAGCAAAAGGTGGTAAGGTTGTTGGTGAAGACTATCTCCCACTTGGTAACACAGAAGTTACACCAATTATTACCAAAATTCGGCAAGCTTTACCTAATGGTGGCATCATCTATAACACGTTGAATGGAGATAGCAACGTAGCTTTCTTCAAGCAATTACAAGGCGCTGGAATGAATCCAGATAAGTATCCTTCCATGTCTGTCAGTATTGCGGAAGAGGAAGTCAGAGCAATAGGTCCAGATTATCTGAAAGGTCACTACGCTGCTTGGAATTATTTCCAAACAGTTGAGTCAGCTGCTAATAAAAAGTTTGTCGAAGCCTTCAAGAAAAAATATGGCGAAGATAGAGTTACAAATGACCCTATGGAAGCTGCATATATCGCGGTTTACTTGTGGAAACAAGCAGTAGAAAAAGCTGGTACGGCTGACGATTTAGCTAAAGTCAGAACTGCTGCTTACGGACAAACTCTCGATGCACCAGAAGGTAAAATTACTCTAAATAAGAATCATCATATCTCTAAAGTTGTCCGAATTGGTGAAGTGAGAGACGATGGTTTGTTTGAAATCGTTTACTCTACTGATAAAGCAGTTGCACCGCTTCCCTGGAATCAATTTGTTAAAGAAACTAAGGGATATAGCTGCGATTGGTCAGATCCTAATAAAGGCGGAAAATACAAGTCAGCTTAA
- a CDS encoding YaaW family protein has product MDELRAALELATEEELQHLTQLLFRRKFNPLDYVHTPEPIDVQSLDREAWLDTLEERFRYLAADGMTVLRGDTNKFTYRQALIQVCRYLKISYSTALSTTDLEVEVFLNLLGRTWKRLPASEKQQLTARVQRSLAASSPSQPLPISIQKDPMSLLVKGGSAIAVSSIIQPILLKQIAQQFALHFASYQMAKEAIVQGGAVAAAQFQNYVTLKTAQQGMAVSAARYGAVRGAFTFLGPIMWSWFLADLGWRAISTNYGRVIPAIFALAQIRLTRAECWEMA; this is encoded by the coding sequence TTGGATGAACTGAGAGCGGCATTAGAACTAGCTACGGAAGAAGAATTACAGCATTTAACCCAACTGTTATTTCGCCGTAAGTTTAATCCCCTAGATTACGTTCACACTCCCGAACCGATTGATGTTCAAAGCTTAGATAGGGAAGCGTGGTTAGATACGCTAGAAGAACGATTCCGCTATTTAGCTGCCGATGGAATGACTGTGTTGCGTGGAGACACGAACAAATTTACTTACAGACAAGCTCTGATTCAAGTTTGTCGCTATCTCAAAATTTCTTACTCCACGGCGCTGAGTACCACCGATTTAGAGGTAGAAGTCTTTTTAAATCTCTTAGGACGGACGTGGAAGCGTCTACCTGCCTCAGAAAAGCAACAACTGACAGCACGGGTACAGCGATCGCTAGCAGCGTCTTCCCCATCACAACCGCTACCGATATCCATACAAAAAGACCCGATGTCTTTGCTGGTCAAAGGTGGGAGTGCGATCGCCGTTAGCTCGATTATCCAACCAATACTGCTCAAACAGATCGCCCAGCAATTTGCTTTGCATTTTGCCAGCTATCAAATGGCTAAAGAAGCGATCGTTCAAGGTGGTGCAGTTGCAGCAGCTCAGTTTCAAAATTACGTCACGCTGAAAACAGCCCAGCAAGGTATGGCTGTAAGTGCAGCTAGGTATGGAGCAGTCAGGGGAGCATTTACCTTTCTAGGACCGATTATGTGGTCGTGGTTTCTCGCCGATTTAGGTTGGAGGGCAATCTCAACCAATTACGGTCGCGTTATTCCAGCAATCTTTGCTCTAGCGCAAATTCGCCTTACCCGTGCTGAATGTTGGGAAATGGCATAA
- the urtC gene encoding urea ABC transporter permease subunit UrtC encodes MTADAAIGRRGLKRGKKRSLLIEAGIIGAIALLLIFIIPTLISPFRLNLLGRFLSLAIVALGIDLIWGYTGLLSLGHGIFFGLGGYAIGMHLKLQVPQGELPDFMGLYGVTELPWFWHPFQAFPFASAAVVLIPGILAALLGYLVFRNRIRGVYFSILTQAATIVFFNFFNGQQKLFNGTNGLVNFKTLLGTAVGSRPSQFTFYVLTVLLLIATYALCRWLTSGRFGRLLVAIRDDESRVRFSGYDPTEFKVLVFAISGAIAGLAGAMYTLQSGSVSPRAMDVAFSIEMVIWVAIGGRGSLVGAVVGALLVNYARSFFSEQFAEIWLFFQGALFLIVVTVLPDGIVGWLRSSDLLQLGHRRQLSTYPEIEVNPEVQSERQEIETRSEE; translated from the coding sequence ATGACAGCAGACGCAGCAATAGGGAGACGAGGATTAAAGCGAGGTAAGAAGCGATCGCTCTTAATTGAAGCAGGTATAATAGGCGCGATCGCACTCTTATTAATTTTTATTATTCCAACTTTAATTTCCCCATTTCGCCTCAATTTGTTAGGACGATTTTTATCCCTGGCAATTGTCGCTTTGGGCATAGATTTGATCTGGGGTTACACCGGGTTACTCAGTTTAGGTCACGGGATCTTCTTTGGTTTGGGTGGATACGCGATTGGTATGCACTTGAAACTCCAAGTCCCTCAAGGGGAACTTCCCGATTTTATGGGACTTTACGGCGTGACCGAACTACCTTGGTTTTGGCATCCATTTCAAGCTTTTCCCTTTGCTTCGGCTGCTGTGGTGCTGATTCCTGGGATCTTGGCTGCCTTGTTGGGCTATTTGGTCTTTCGCAATCGCATTCGTGGCGTTTATTTTTCGATCTTGACTCAAGCAGCAACCATCGTTTTTTTCAACTTTTTTAACGGGCAGCAAAAACTATTTAACGGTACGAATGGACTCGTTAACTTCAAAACTCTTTTGGGTACAGCCGTAGGGTCGCGACCGTCGCAATTTACTTTTTACGTTCTGACGGTGCTGCTACTCATTGCTACCTATGCCTTGTGTCGCTGGTTAACTAGCGGACGCTTCGGACGGCTGCTGGTAGCGATTCGGGATGATGAGAGTCGAGTGCGGTTTTCCGGTTACGACCCGACAGAATTTAAAGTGCTAGTTTTTGCAATTTCAGGGGCGATCGCGGGGTTGGCAGGGGCAATGTATACTCTCCAAAGCGGCTCCGTATCTCCAAGAGCGATGGATGTTGCCTTCTCAATTGAAATGGTTATTTGGGTAGCAATTGGCGGACGTGGCAGCTTAGTAGGCGCAGTTGTAGGAGCATTGCTCGTCAACTATGCCAGAAGTTTTTTCAGCGAACAATTTGCCGAGATCTGGCTATTTTTCCAAGGGGCGCTATTTTTAATCGTTGTGACCGTGCTACCCGATGGTATTGTCGGTTGGTTGCGTAGTTCTGACTTGTTGCAGCTCGGTCATCGTCGGCAGCTATCAACTTATCCTGAAATTGAAGTCAACCCAGAAGTGCAAAGCGAACGGCAGGAGATAGAGACGAGGAGTGAGGAGTGA
- the urtB gene encoding urea ABC transporter permease subunit UrtB — translation MLIGLFDGLFNGISIGSVLLISALGLAIVFGLMGVINLAHGELMMLGAYTTFVVQAGFKKLGEPWFDFYIFFALIFAFLVAAGVGVILERGVIRYLYGRPLETLLATWGVSLILQQFVRSVNWVLAIGIVVFCLLFFGSLWIVQRRSDFDRIRNWFVLVMLPLSLGIAIAVGNILSQTYKLAVNQPWFGAQNVDVSAPRWLRGGLPVGGFQLPYARLFIIALTIICVIGVYQFLQRTAWGLRIRAVTQNRSMSSCLGIPTQKVDALTFAIGSGLAGVAGCAISYLGSVGPNTGQNYIVDTFMVVVVGGVGKLVGTIVAALAIGTVNYLVGSGTLAILTAPIPPLSEFFTFFATTSMAKVMVFALIIAFLQVRPGGIFPQKGRTVDA, via the coding sequence GTGTTAATTGGATTATTTGACGGTTTATTTAACGGTATTAGTATCGGTTCCGTGCTTTTAATTTCAGCACTAGGGCTAGCGATCGTATTTGGACTTATGGGTGTAATCAACTTGGCACATGGCGAGTTGATGATGCTAGGAGCATACACGACTTTTGTAGTCCAAGCAGGCTTTAAAAAATTGGGCGAACCTTGGTTCGATTTTTATATTTTTTTCGCTCTCATATTTGCTTTTTTAGTCGCTGCTGGGGTGGGAGTCATTTTAGAAAGAGGAGTCATTCGCTATCTTTATGGCAGACCATTAGAAACCTTACTAGCAACTTGGGGTGTAAGTTTAATCTTGCAACAGTTCGTTCGTAGCGTGAACTGGGTACTGGCAATTGGAATAGTTGTATTTTGTCTGTTATTTTTTGGCAGTTTGTGGATCGTCCAGCGTCGTTCGGACTTCGATCGCATTCGTAATTGGTTTGTACTAGTGATGCTGCCTTTATCTTTAGGTATTGCGATCGCAGTTGGCAATATTTTGAGTCAAACTTACAAACTCGCAGTGAATCAGCCTTGGTTTGGGGCGCAAAACGTGGATGTTTCAGCACCGAGATGGCTGCGTGGCGGTTTACCTGTAGGTGGGTTTCAATTACCGTATGCCAGATTATTTATCATTGCGCTGACAATTATTTGCGTCATTGGAGTTTATCAATTCTTGCAACGCACTGCTTGGGGATTACGAATTCGTGCTGTAACGCAAAATCGTAGCATGAGTTCTTGCTTGGGCATTCCGACTCAAAAAGTTGATGCCCTTACATTTGCAATTGGTTCGGGACTAGCTGGAGTTGCTGGATGTGCGATTAGCTATCTCGGTTCTGTGGGACCAAATACAGGACAGAACTACATTGTCGATACATTTATGGTGGTGGTTGTCGGTGGTGTTGGTAAATTGGTCGGCACAATTGTAGCCGCATTAGCAATTGGTACGGTAAATTACCTAGTTGGTTCTGGCACTCTAGCAATCCTCACAGCACCCATCCCGCCTTTATCTGAGTTCTTTACCTTTTTTGCCACTACGAGTATGGCGAAAGTTATGGTATTTGCTTTAATTATTGCCTTTCTACAAGTGCGCCCAGGGGGGATTTTCCCACAGAAAGGAAGGACTGTGGATGCTTAG